A genomic window from Ruminiclostridium cellulolyticum H10 includes:
- the tsaE gene encoding tRNA (adenosine(37)-N6)-threonylcarbamoyltransferase complex ATPase subunit type 1 TsaE: MNKIETHSFEETVEVGIKLGNILKSGDVIWLSGDLGTGKTALTNGIAKALGIDAYITSPTFNLVNEYEGRLPLYHFDVYRISDPDEMFDIGFDEYIDDGGVTVIEWGEQIAEILPSDIIRVTIEKNLQKGLDVREITIEFMGSRYSGYRI; encoded by the coding sequence ATGAATAAAATTGAAACCCATTCATTTGAAGAAACAGTCGAAGTAGGAATCAAACTGGGTAATATACTCAAATCCGGTGATGTAATCTGGTTGTCGGGTGATCTTGGAACAGGAAAAACTGCTTTAACAAACGGTATAGCAAAAGCATTGGGGATAGATGCCTATATAACCAGCCCTACATTCAATCTGGTAAATGAGTATGAAGGAAGGCTTCCATTATATCACTTTGATGTATACAGGATTTCAGACCCTGATGAGATGTTTGATATTGGCTTTGATGAATATATAGATGATGGCGGGGTAACGGTAATCGAATGGGGGGAGCAGATCGCTGAAATACTTCCATCAGATATAATACGTGTTACAATAGAAAAGAATCTCCAAAAGGGATTGGATGTCAGAGAAATAACAATAGAATTTATGGGCAGTCGGTATTCCGGCTACAGGATTTAA
- the tsaB gene encoding tRNA (adenosine(37)-N6)-threonylcarbamoyltransferase complex dimerization subunit type 1 TsaB, translating to MRILAVDTSTNVASAAILEDEVIIGEYNCNRGKTHSQRLMPMVQHLMETAGLTVSDIDAFSASIGPGSFTGLRIGVTTIKAMAFAAEKPVISVHTLDALAYNIPFAENLVCPMIDARNNQVFTAIYRFIGGKLERLTEYLGIPVTELADTLRVMDGKITFLGDACSMHKEYFEHELGDRVRIASANTALAKASSVAILAGKAYREGKLESYYDMVPFYLRKSQAERERENRKVKDD from the coding sequence ATGAGAATACTTGCTGTGGACACGTCAACAAATGTTGCATCAGCTGCGATACTGGAGGACGAGGTCATAATAGGGGAATATAACTGCAATAGGGGGAAAACACATTCGCAAAGGCTTATGCCAATGGTTCAGCACCTTATGGAAACAGCGGGGTTGACTGTAAGCGACATTGATGCCTTTTCTGCATCAATAGGGCCCGGTTCCTTTACAGGACTGCGAATTGGGGTTACAACGATAAAAGCAATGGCTTTTGCCGCAGAAAAGCCGGTAATAAGCGTACACACCCTTGATGCACTGGCGTATAACATTCCATTTGCTGAAAATCTGGTTTGTCCGATGATAGATGCACGTAACAATCAGGTGTTTACCGCCATATATAGATTTATAGGGGGTAAACTTGAAAGGCTGACGGAATACTTGGGAATACCTGTTACTGAGTTAGCCGATACACTAAGGGTTATGGACGGAAAAATAACCTTTCTGGGAGATGCCTGCAGTATGCATAAAGAATACTTTGAACACGAGCTTGGCGACAGAGTGAGGATCGCCTCTGCTAACACAGCATTGGCAAAGGCATCATCAGTAGCTATACTGGCCGGAAAAGCTTATCGAGAAGGAAAACTGGAAAGCTACTATGATATGGTACCGTTTTATTTGAGAAAATCTCAGGCTGAGCGAGAAAGAGAGAACCGGAAGGTAAAAGATGATTAA
- the rimI gene encoding ribosomal protein S18-alanine N-acetyltransferase: protein MINKLEIREMTADHIDGVMIVENLSFKIPWSRQAFVDEITANDMAVYFVALCEGQVIGYGGMWKILNEGHITNIAVHPEFRRCGAASGIIETILETSGEKGVKSLTLEVRKSNIAAQSLYKKYGFKPEGTRKGYYSDTGEDALIMWKNGI from the coding sequence ATGATTAACAAACTTGAAATAAGGGAAATGACAGCTGATCATATAGACGGTGTAATGATTGTGGAAAACCTCAGTTTTAAGATACCTTGGTCAAGGCAGGCGTTTGTTGATGAAATAACGGCTAATGATATGGCTGTATATTTTGTAGCATTGTGCGAGGGGCAGGTTATCGGATATGGAGGTATGTGGAAAATACTTAATGAAGGACACATAACCAATATTGCCGTGCATCCTGAATTCCGCCGCTGCGGTGCCGCTTCGGGTATAATAGAAACAATACTTGAAACGTCGGGAGAAAAAGGGGTAAAAAGTCTTACCCTTGAGGTACGGAAAAGTAATATTGCAGCACAGAGCCTATACAAAAAGTACGGTTTTAAGCCGGAGGGTACTCGCAAAGGGTATTATTCCGATACGGGGGAGGATGCCCTGATAATGTGGAAAAACGGTATTTAA
- a CDS encoding Lon protease family protein, whose protein sequence is MPKLKELSYQDIDNRCKLESLPFKNTSQLDTYEGIIGQERASKAMEFGLKMKMRGYNIYMSGPTGTGKTSFARQILNDTAANQKIPDDWCYIYNFSQPNQPLAINLPVGTGKQFQQDMDEFTRIIKQEIANAFDNDQYEKEKSEIMDEYEGRKGELLDKLSKDAEEHGFKVNTGSSGIYFLPIIEGRTISEEEFISLDEETKDKINEKTNILQQETLDIIRKLKNNDKETEKKVSEWENRIALLALGVHIDDLKEKYKKFDVIQKYLEEVQQDILDNLDDFKEEEVSEEQQQLIIPWMQKPETSISKYKVNVLVDNSGLTGAPVIFDFNPTYSNLIGKIEYENEFGSVSTDYTKIKPGLFHIANGGYLVLQAKDVLSNPQAYEAINRVLKTKKIIIENMKDQTGVVAVTAIKPQPIPVDLKVILVGSTSIYELLYEYEEDFRKLFKVKVDFDEVMERNDENILKLAKFISGFCKKENTLHFDKTGVAKVVEYASWLVEDKNKLSTRFNEIVEILCEACMWAEDDGAKLVKAKHVQQAISEKAYRCDRLDKRLLEMLNEGTIMVDTEGSEIGQINGLTVMDMGDYSFGKPSRITASTYIGESGIVNVEREVDLSGTSHSKGVLILSGYIGQKYAQEFPLSLTASLCFEQMYGGVDGDSASSAELYAILSSLAEVPIKQSIAVTGSVNQKGEIQPVGGVAYKIEGFFELCKLRGLTGEHGVIIPIQNVKNLVLRDEVIDAVKKKLFHIYPVTTIDQGIEILTGKKAGEKATSGEYKSGTINYLVNEKLRRFAATVSYGGKRKI, encoded by the coding sequence ATGCCAAAATTAAAGGAGCTTTCATATCAGGATATTGACAACAGATGCAAACTTGAATCACTGCCATTTAAGAACACATCACAGTTGGACACATATGAAGGCATTATAGGTCAGGAAAGAGCTTCCAAAGCTATGGAATTTGGTCTCAAAATGAAAATGAGAGGCTACAATATATATATGTCGGGACCCACAGGAACAGGTAAAACAAGCTTTGCCAGACAAATATTGAATGATACTGCCGCAAATCAGAAGATACCTGATGACTGGTGCTATATATATAATTTCAGTCAGCCCAATCAGCCGTTGGCTATAAATCTTCCTGTTGGAACAGGAAAGCAGTTTCAGCAGGATATGGACGAGTTTACAAGAATAATAAAACAGGAAATAGCCAATGCTTTTGACAATGACCAGTATGAAAAAGAAAAGTCAGAAATAATGGACGAGTACGAGGGCAGGAAAGGCGAGTTGCTGGATAAGCTTAGTAAAGATGCAGAAGAACACGGATTCAAGGTAAATACAGGTAGCTCTGGAATATATTTTCTGCCTATAATAGAAGGAAGAACAATAAGTGAAGAAGAATTCATCAGTTTGGATGAAGAAACAAAAGACAAAATAAATGAAAAAACAAATATTCTTCAGCAGGAAACTCTGGATATAATAAGAAAACTTAAAAACAATGACAAGGAAACAGAAAAGAAGGTGTCGGAATGGGAAAATAGGATTGCTCTACTGGCACTGGGTGTACATATAGACGATTTAAAGGAAAAATACAAAAAATTTGATGTAATACAAAAGTACTTGGAAGAGGTACAGCAGGACATCCTTGATAATCTCGACGATTTTAAGGAAGAAGAAGTATCAGAGGAACAGCAGCAGCTGATTATCCCATGGATGCAGAAACCTGAAACATCCATCAGCAAATATAAGGTAAATGTACTGGTTGATAATAGTGGTCTGACGGGTGCTCCGGTAATTTTTGATTTCAATCCTACATATTCGAACTTAATAGGTAAAATTGAGTATGAAAATGAGTTTGGTTCCGTCTCAACGGACTATACTAAAATAAAACCAGGATTATTTCATATTGCAAATGGTGGATATTTGGTATTACAAGCAAAAGATGTTCTCAGCAATCCTCAGGCATATGAGGCTATAAACAGGGTATTAAAAACAAAAAAGATAATAATTGAAAACATGAAGGATCAAACCGGTGTAGTGGCAGTTACGGCAATTAAACCCCAGCCTATACCAGTGGATTTGAAGGTTATACTGGTTGGAAGTACTTCCATATATGAGTTGCTCTATGAATACGAGGAGGATTTCAGAAAGCTCTTTAAAGTTAAGGTAGACTTTGATGAAGTAATGGAAAGAAACGATGAAAACATATTGAAGTTGGCAAAATTCATCAGTGGCTTCTGCAAGAAAGAAAATACACTTCATTTTGATAAAACAGGTGTTGCCAAGGTAGTTGAATATGCATCATGGCTGGTAGAGGATAAAAATAAGCTGTCAACCAGGTTTAATGAAATAGTTGAGATACTTTGTGAAGCCTGTATGTGGGCAGAGGATGACGGTGCCAAGCTAGTCAAAGCAAAGCATGTCCAACAGGCTATTTCTGAAAAAGCTTACCGATGTGACCGATTGGATAAAAGGCTTTTGGAAATGCTCAATGAGGGAACAATAATGGTTGATACCGAAGGCAGTGAAATTGGTCAAATTAACGGGCTAACGGTAATGGATATGGGAGACTACTCCTTTGGAAAGCCTTCAAGGATAACAGCATCCACCTATATTGGAGAAAGCGGAATAGTCAACGTTGAAAGAGAAGTTGATTTAAGCGGAACCTCCCACAGTAAGGGAGTTCTGATACTGAGCGGGTATATAGGACAAAAATATGCACAGGAGTTTCCTCTTTCACTTACGGCAAGCCTTTGCTTCGAACAAATGTATGGCGGAGTTGACGGAGACAGTGCGTCAAGTGCGGAGCTGTATGCAATTTTATCCAGCTTGGCAGAAGTACCTATAAAGCAGTCAATAGCAGTAACAGGGTCTGTTAACCAAAAAGGTGAAATACAGCCTGTAGGCGGTGTAGCGTACAAAATAGAAGGCTTTTTTGAGCTTTGTAAACTAAGAGGATTAACAGGTGAGCATGGAGTAATTATACCGATCCAGAATGTAAAAAATCTTGTTTTAAGGGACGAAGTTATAGATGCTGTAAAGAAAAAACTATTTCATATATATCCTGTGACAACAATTGATCAGGGCATTGAAATATTGACAGGTAAAAAAGCAGGTGAAAAAGCAACGAGCGGAGAATACAAGAGCGGTACCATAAATTATCTGGTAAATGAAAAGTTGAGGAGATTTGCTGCCACAGTATCATATGGAGGAAAGAGAAAAATATAA